A stretch of Triticum aestivum cultivar Chinese Spring chromosome 1D, IWGSC CS RefSeq v2.1, whole genome shotgun sequence DNA encodes these proteins:
- the LOC123162273 gene encoding G-type lectin S-receptor-like serine/threonine-protein kinase At2g19130, translating into MHPFYILLVLGLLLLPTSCCSSSAPANDTLVAGRVFTVGDKLVSRNGKFALGFFQPAASTISKSSNNSWYLGIWFNKIPVFTTVWVANREEPITHPNINSTQLKITRDGNLVIVVKHANAGTESLVWSTHMINRTQTSNINTTTTSAAVLLNTGNLAVKVTDTPSSDLPLWQSFDYPADVVLPGAKLGWNKVTGLNRHIISKKSLIDLGLGSYSLGLDTTGLAILERRKNPAVVFWHWASSKTLSMSIIPVLKTILDMDPRTRGLINPIYVDNDQEEYYMYTSPDESPSSTFVSLDISGLIKVNVWSQSNQSWQTVFTEPTHPCLPPATCGPFTVCSGNPHPSCDCMQNFSRKSPQDWEFEDRTGGCIRNTPLQCTSDKNITSSTDMFQPISQVTLPYNPQSIVAATQSQCEEVCLRTCSCTAYSYNASRCSVWNGDLLSVSLDDGVVYTSKDILYLRLAAKDFLPSLRKTKRKPNVGIVAAASITGIGLLVFMLLLLIWRIKFKSCGFLPIYYGNQDSAGGIIAFRYTDLVRATKNFSEKLGGGGFGSVYKGVLSDPKTTIAVKRLDGAHQGEKQFRAEVSSVGLIQHINLVKLIGFCCEGDHRLLVYEHILNGSLDGHLFKKINDVAHVLNWNTRYQIALGVAKGLSYLHQSCHKCIIHCDIKPGNILLDASFAPKVADFGLAAFVGRDFSRVLTTIRGTAGYLAPEWLCGVAITPKIDVYSFGMVLLEIISGRRNSSLETSYYTSSSSSYHNAEYFPVQAISKLHGGDVKSLVDPQLHGDFNLEEAERVCKVACWCIQDNEFDRPTMGEVVRVLEGLQKIDMPPMLRLLAALTEH; encoded by the coding sequence ATGCATCCCTTCTACATACTATTAGTACTTGGGCTTCTCCTCTTGCCCACATCTTGCTGCTCCTCATCTGCACCCGCAAATGATACTCTCGTGGCGGGCCGAGTGTTCACCGTCGGCGATAAGCTCGTCTCAAGAAACGGCAAGTTCGCGCTCGGCTTCTTCCAGCCAGCAGCAAGCACCATCAGTAAGTCGTCCAATAACAGTTGGTACCTTGGCATATGGTTCAATAAGATCCCAGTTTTCACTACTGTGTGGGTTGCTAATAGGGAGGAGCCCATCACCCACCCCAACATTAACTCAACACAGCTCAAGATCACAAGAGACGGCAATCTTGTCATTGTCGTAAAACATGCTAATGCTGGCACTGAATCCCTTGTTTGGTCCACTCACATGATCAATAGGACACAAACTAGCAACATAAACACCACCACCACTAGTGCCGCCGTTCTCTTGAACACTGGAAACCTTGCTGTCAAAGTCACAGATACCCCATCATCTGACCTACCGTTGTGGCAGAGCTTCGACTACCCAGCAGATGTTGTGCTTCCTGGCGCCAAGCTTGGCTGGAACAAGGTTACAGGTTTGAATCGCCATATCATCTCAAAGAAGAGCCTTATTGATCTGGGTCTTGGCTCATACAGCCTTGGACTAGACACAACCGGCCTCGCCATCCTCGAGCGTCGCAAAAACCCTGCTGTAGTGTTTTGGCATTGGGCATCCTCCAAAACGTTGTCAATGAGTATTATACCAGTGCTCAAGACGATTCTAGATATGGATCCACGGACTAGAGGCTTGATTAACCCAATATATGTTGACAATGACCAAGAGGAGTACTACATGTACACTTCGCCGGATGAATCACCATCTTCCACGTTTGTCTCACTAGATATCTCTGGTCTGATAAAGGTGAATGTGTGGTCACAGTCCAACCAGTCTTGGCAAACTGTATTTACCGAGCCTACTCACCCCTGCCTTCCGCCTGCTACTTGCGGACCTTTCACAGTCTGCAGTGGCAATCCACATCCATCCTGTGACTGCATGCAGAACTTCTCTCGGAAGTCACCGCAGGATTGGGAGTTTGAGGATCGAACAGGAGGATGCATCAGAAATACACCGTTACAATGTACTAGTGACAAAAACATCACAAGTTCAACGGACATGTTCCAGCCCATTTCTCAAGTTACATTGCCCTACAACCCACAAAGCATAGTTGCTGCCACTCAGAGCCAATGTGAAGAAGTTTGTCTCAGAACCTGCTCCTGCACAGCTTATTCCTATAACGCTAGCAGATGCTCTGTATGGAATGGGGACTTGCTTAGTGTGAGTCTGGATGATGGCGTTGTTTACACTTCTAAAGATATTCTTTATCTACGTCTTGCTGCCAAAGATTTCTTGCCAAGtttgagaaaaaccaaaagaaaaccaAATGTTGGAATTGTTGCTGCCGCAAGCATTACTGGTATTGGGTTACTCGTTTTCATGTTGTTGTTACTGATTTGGAGGATCAAATTCAAGTCATGTGGTTTCCTGCCGATATACTACGGCAATCAAGATAGTGCTGGTGGAATTATAGCCTTTAGATACACTGATCTAGTTCGTGCTACTAAAAACTTCTCGGAAAAGCTGGGAGGAGGGGGTTTTGGTTCAGTATATAAGGGAGTGTTAAGTGACCCAAAGACTACTATAGCAGTCAAAAGGCTTGATGGTGCCCATCAAGGAGAGAAGCAGTTCAGGGCTGAGGTGAGCTCAGTTGGACTGATCCAACATATCAACCTAGTCAAATTGATTGGTTTCTGCTGCGAAGGTGATCACAGGTTACTTGTGTATGAACACATATTAAATGGGTCTCTTGATGGTCATCTATTTAAGAAGATAAATGATGTCGCTCATGTCCTAAACTGGAACACTAGATATCAAATAGCCCTAGGAGTTGCCAAAGGATTGTCCTACTTGCATCAGAGTTGTCACAAATGCATCATACACTGTGACATTAAACCGGGAAACATACTATTGGACGCATCATTTGCTCCCAAAGTTGCGGACTTTGGGTTGGCGGCATTTGTGGGAAGGGATTTTAGCCGAGTTTTGACCACGATCAGGGGAACTGCAGGTTATCTTGCCCCAGAGTGGCTTTGCGGAGTTGCAATCACACCAAAGATCGACGTTTACAGCTTCGGCATGGTACTGTTGGAAATCATATCAGGAAGGAGGAATTCCTCACTTGAAACATCATACTACACTAGCAGTAGCAGCAGTTACCACAATGCCGAATATTTCCCTGTGCAAGCCATCAGCAAGCTTCACGGTGGAGATGTAAAGAGTTTGGTGGATCCACAATTACATGGCGACTTCAATTTGGAAGAGGCTGAAAGAGTTTGCAAAGTTGCGTGCTGGTGCATCCAAGATAATGAGTTTGATAGGCCGACTATGGGTGAAGTGGTCCGGGTTCTCGAGGGTCTGCAGAAGATTGATATGCCCCCCATGCTAAGGCTACTTGCAGCTCTAACAGAGCACTGA
- the LOC123162278 gene encoding putative 12-oxophytodienoate reductase 5 has protein sequence MEPTPLLTPYKMGQLDLAHRIVLAPLTRQRSYGNVPQPHAAVYYSQRATVGGLLITEATGVSDTAQGYRDTPGVWTAEHVEAWKPIVDAVHAKGALIFCQIWHVGRVSTYEYQPGGAAPLSCTDKGVGPQMSYDGRLEEFAPPRRLKVEEIPAIVDDFRKAARNAINAGFDGVEIHGANGYLIEQFLKDSANDRTDKYGGSIENRSRFALEVVDAVVKEVGGHRVGIRLSPFTDYMDCHDSDPHALALHMSTKLNDYNILYLHMVEPRMAIVDGRRVVPKRLLPYREAFKGTFMANGGYDREEGGKVVAEGYTDLVSFGRSFLANPDLPKRFEIGAELNKYDRMTFYISDPVVGYADYPFLE, from the exons ATGGAGCCTACCCCTCTCCTGACGCCGTACAAGATGGGCCAGCTCGACCTTGCCCACCGGATCGTCCTGGCCCCGCTCACCCGCCAGCGCTCCTACGGCAATGTGCCGCAGCCGCACGCCGCCGTGTACTACTCCCAGCGCGCCACCGTCGGCGGGCTTCTCATCACCGAGGCCACCGGCGTCTCCGACACGGCGCAGGGGTACCGCGATACACCGGGCGTGTGGACGGCGGAGCATGTCGAGGCATGGAAGCCCATCGTCGATGCAGTGCATGCCAAGGGCGCTCTCATCTTCTGCCAGATCTGGCACGTCGGCCGCGTGTCCACCTATGAGTACCAGCCCGGTGGTGCCGCGCCGCTGTCGTGCACGGACAAGGGGGTGGGCCCGCAGATGAGCTATGACGGGAGGCTGGAGGAGTTCGCGCCGCCGAGGAGGCTCAAGGTGGAGGAGATACCGGCCATCGTCGACGACTTCAGGAAGGCAGCTAGAAACGCCATCAACGCCG GTTTTGACGGTGTGGAGATCCACGGGGCCAATGGGTACCTCATCGAGCAGTTCCTCAAGGACAGTGCGAATGACCGCACCGACAAGTATGGTGGCAGCATCGAGAACCGGAGCCGCTTTGCTCTCGAGGTGGTGGATGCCGTCGTGAAGGAGGTCGGTGGCCACCGTGTGGGCATCCGCCTCTCCCCCTTCACCGACTACATGGATTGCCACGACTCCGACCCGCATGCCCTCGCGCTCCACATGTCCACCAAGCTCAATGACTACAACATCCTCTATCTCCACATGGTCGAGCCGAGGATGGCCATCGTCGATGGACGGCGGGTGGTCCCGAAGCGCTTGCTGCCATACAGGGAGGCGTTCAAAGGTACATTTATGGCCAATGGTGGGTACGACCGCGAGGAAGGGGGCAAGGTGGTTGCCGAGGGGTACACTGATTTGGTCTCCTTCGGGCGGTCGTTCTTGGCGAACCCGGACCTGCCAAAGAGGTTCGAGATCGGTGCAGAGCTGAACAAGTACGATAGAATGACTTTCTACATCTCCGACCCCGTCGTCGGCTACGCCGACTACCCCTTCCTCGAGTAA
- the LOC123156707 gene encoding uncharacterized protein, giving the protein MECNKDAALVAKEAAERKFETMTTIFNHAASMASKRKRNVGSETSAVHHNLHMPFQENEASMPQTENVHAVQAENQDASSARKFEHVNVGHNVKVQPPTKISLAKSIDKDEMRKLLIKRAKSCLTEKLREIRSNKNGSGNNTDAEKEDDHPSTYIVPDPHFHDFDKDRTEESFQSGQVWASYGDKDGMPHCYVLIKKRLSLSPFKLGINFLHGARTSNEFGSFNWVSSDLRKTCGDFRIGMYETSTALDTFSHQITWDKGPRGIISIYPQKGDIWAVYRNWSPDWNGNTPDNVMQLYDLVEVLDDYDAEHGISVAALIKVAGFRTVFRRCPDGYAIKRIMKEEMLRFSHQVPFYRMTGEEAPDVPLGCYEVDPAALSKELLRR; this is encoded by the coding sequence ATGGAGTGCAACAAGGATGCGGCCCTTGTTGCAAAGGAGGCTGCGGAGAGGAAGTTTGAAACTATGACTACCATCTTCAACCATGCTGCTTCCATGGCAAGCAAAAGGAAGCGGAATGTAGGATCAGAAACATCCGCAGTGCACCATAACCTCCATATGCCGTTCCAAGAAAACGAGGCATCAATGCCGCAAACTGAGAATGTTCATGCAGTACAAGCTGAGAATCAAGATGCAAGCAGTGCTAGAAAGTTTGAACATGTTAATGTTGGGCACAATGTGAAAGTGCAACCTCCTACCAAAATTAGCCTGGCCAAGTCCATTGATAAGGATGAAATGAGGAAACTTTTGATTAAAAGAGCGAAGAGCTGTTTGACCGAGAAGCTGAGGGAGATTAGAAGTAACAAGAATGGTTCTGGTAATAACACAGATGCTGAAAAAGAAGATGATCACCCATCCACCTATATTGTTCCTGATCCTCATTTTCATGATTTTGATAAGGATCGTACCGAGGAATCTTTCCAGAGTGGTCAAGTTTGGGCTTCATATGGTGATAAAGATGGCATGCCTCACTGTTATGTGCTCATTAAGAAACGTCTGTCCTTATCACCATTTAAGCTCGGAATAAATTTTCTCCACGGCGCAAGGACGAGCAATGAATTTGGATCTTTCAATTGGGTTTCTTCTGATTTAAGAAAGACATGTGGTGATTTCAGGATTGGCATGTATGAAACCAGCACTGCACTGGACACATTCTCTCACCAGATTACATGGGATAAAGGTCCTCGTGGGATAATCAGCATTTATCCGCAGAAAGGCGACATATGGGCCGTGTACCGAAACTGGTCACCTGATTGGAATGGAAATACTCCTGATAATGTGATGCAACTCTATGATCTGGTTGAGGTTCTGGATGATTATGATGCTGAGCACGGCATTTCTGTCGCCGCATTGATCAAGGTTGCTGGATTCAGAACGGTTTTTCGACGCTGCCCGGATGGGTATGCCATCAAGAGGATTATGAAAGAAGAGATGCTTCGGTTTTCACACCAGGTTCCTTTTTACAGGATGACAGGGGAAGAAGCTCCAGATGTGCCCTTGGGTTGCTATGAGGTAGATCCAGCTGCTCTTTCTAAAGAGCTCCTTAGGAGATGA